In Vibrio japonicus, one DNA window encodes the following:
- the bamE gene encoding outer membrane protein assembly factor BamE, whose product MQLTKWLIALPLAMSALTGCSLLEKLVYRIDINQGNYVEQEAVDKLKFGMTKEQVRFVMGSPMLIENGHPDTWYYIYHKTEGHKDSVQKNLIANFNSEGRLVEVKGDFPASSDFFESIN is encoded by the coding sequence ATGCAACTAACTAAGTGGCTTATTGCACTCCCTTTGGCTATGTCAGCCCTAACAGGATGCTCTCTTTTAGAAAAACTGGTATATCGAATCGATATCAACCAAGGAAATTACGTTGAACAAGAAGCGGTTGATAAGCTGAAGTTTGGTATGACTAAAGAACAAGTACGTTTTGTAATGGGGTCACCAATGCTGATTGAAAACGGCCACCCTGACACTTGGTACTACATTTACCACAAAACTGAAGGGCACAAAGATTCGGTACAAAAGAATCTGATCGCTAACTTCAATAGCGAAGGTAGATTGGTTGAGGTTAAAGGGGACTTCCCAGCGAGTTCTGACTTTTTCGAAAGCATCAACTAA
- the nadK gene encoding NAD(+) kinase — protein MKKPFEVIAIIGKPRNKQAIQTHRELYAWLKSEGYQVFIDDRLIEKLDDIPAEDFASLIELGKTADLAIVVGGDGNMLGAARVLSRFDISVIGVNRGNLGFLTDLKPDDFESTLRAVLNGEFIEEKRFLLEAEVHRHGQVKSHNAALNEAVLHPGQVAHMIEFEVYIDDSFAFSLRADGLIVSTPTGSTAYSLSGGGPILSPSLNALSLVPMYPHTLSSRPLVVDSKRRIRLVISPDNRGTQEISCDGQVSLPVSPGDEIHIYQSPNTLKLIHPKDYSYYHVLRNKLGWSSRLF, from the coding sequence ATGAAAAAACCATTTGAAGTGATCGCTATCATTGGTAAACCACGAAATAAGCAGGCAATTCAGACCCACCGAGAGCTATATGCCTGGTTAAAGTCTGAAGGTTATCAGGTTTTTATCGACGATAGGTTAATAGAAAAACTGGATGATATTCCTGCTGAAGATTTTGCGAGCCTAATCGAATTAGGAAAAACTGCCGATTTAGCCATTGTCGTCGGTGGCGATGGGAATATGCTCGGCGCGGCTCGAGTACTGTCTAGGTTTGATATCTCTGTTATTGGTGTCAACCGTGGCAACCTAGGGTTTCTCACTGATCTAAAACCGGATGATTTCGAATCGACGCTACGTGCAGTATTAAACGGCGAGTTCATTGAAGAAAAACGTTTCTTGCTCGAAGCTGAAGTCCACCGTCATGGACAGGTAAAAAGTCACAATGCCGCCCTGAATGAAGCTGTTCTGCACCCTGGGCAAGTGGCTCATATGATTGAGTTCGAAGTCTATATTGACGATAGTTTTGCCTTTTCACTGCGCGCAGATGGGCTCATCGTTTCGACACCAACAGGATCGACAGCATACTCACTTTCTGGTGGGGGGCCTATCCTGTCACCGAGCCTAAACGCGTTGTCACTTGTGCCTATGTATCCACATACCCTGTCTAGTCGCCCACTCGTCGTCGATAGTAAACGACGTATTAGATTAGTCATATCACCCGACAATCGAGGCACACAAGAAATCAGTTGTGACGGACAAGTATCTCTACCTGTTTCTCCGGGAGATGAAATTCATATCTACCAAAGTCCAAACACGCTAAAACTCATCCACCCTAAAGACTACAGCTATTATCACGTTCTACGTAATAAGCTGGGCTGGTCAAGTCGCTTGTTTTAG
- a CDS encoding SRPBCC family protein, whose protein sequence is MKQVTRSALVSFSAEQMYNLVNDVASYPDFLPGCSGSRILESSTGAMVASVDVSKAGISKTFTTSNELNPGESIMMNLVDGPFKMLKGGWFFTALDEQACKVELKLEFEFSSKMIEMAFGKIFNELTGNMVNAFTLRAKQVYECYEY, encoded by the coding sequence ATGAAGCAAGTCACCCGTTCTGCTTTGGTGTCGTTTAGTGCTGAGCAGATGTACAATCTGGTCAACGATGTCGCCAGTTACCCTGATTTTCTACCAGGTTGTTCTGGTTCGCGTATTCTAGAGTCAAGTACAGGTGCGATGGTTGCTTCTGTTGATGTTTCTAAAGCTGGTATTAGTAAGACCTTTACAACATCGAACGAGCTAAATCCGGGCGAGTCCATTATGATGAACTTGGTGGATGGCCCATTTAAGATGCTTAAAGGCGGATGGTTCTTTACCGCATTGGATGAACAGGCTTGTAAAGTAGAGCTCAAGCTTGAATTTGAATTTTCAAGTAAAATGATTGAAATGGCGTTTGGCAAAATCTTTAATGAATTAACGGGTAATATGGTTAATGCTTTTACTCTACGCGCAAAACAGGTGTACGAGTGTTATGAGTATTGA
- the recN gene encoding DNA repair protein RecN, translated as MLAHLSVNNFAIVKSLQLELSKGMTTITGETGAGKSIAIDALGLCLGGRAEASMVRQGEEKTEVSAAFSLENNIHATRWLEDNDLLDGCDCILRRIISKEGRSRAFINGSPVPLSQLKSLGQLLINIHGQHAHHQLMKSEYQMAMLDQYAGHNGLLKSTRNAYQSWRQADNNLRQLKENSAANLAQKQLLEYQIKELNELSLGEDEYEELEQEHKRLSNSGELASTCQQTIELIYEGEEVNALGILQSANHSLIQLAELDEALAELPNMMAEAIIQIEEANNELRAYLDSIDVDPARMAYVEERFSKVMSIARKHHVLPEELYQHHQDLLSQIEALDCSDERLGELEKDVEDKFQAFLTAAEKLHKSRSRYAKELNKLITDSMHELSMEKAQFCIEVNNQGTHPSPLGMDNVCFVVSTNPGQPMQPIAKVASGGELSRISLAIQVITAQKVDTPSLIFDEVDVGISGPTAAVVGKMLRKLGESTQVLCVTHLPQVAGCGHQQLFVAKQTKAGKTETQMHTLNEDQRVSELARLLGGSQITESTLANARELLIAA; from the coding sequence ATGCTGGCTCATCTAAGTGTTAATAATTTCGCTATTGTTAAATCTCTACAGCTGGAGCTATCCAAAGGCATGACCACCATCACTGGTGAAACGGGCGCAGGTAAATCCATTGCGATTGATGCCTTAGGCCTGTGTCTTGGTGGCAGAGCAGAAGCCAGCATGGTTCGCCAAGGCGAAGAAAAAACCGAGGTCAGCGCAGCATTTTCGCTAGAGAACAATATCCATGCGACTCGCTGGCTAGAAGATAACGATCTTTTAGATGGATGTGACTGTATCTTACGCCGGATTATCAGCAAAGAAGGTCGCTCACGCGCTTTTATAAATGGCAGCCCTGTTCCCTTATCGCAGTTGAAATCTCTCGGGCAGTTGCTGATTAATATCCATGGTCAGCACGCTCACCACCAGTTGATGAAATCCGAGTATCAAATGGCCATGCTTGATCAGTATGCTGGACATAACGGCCTGCTAAAAAGTACCCGAAATGCTTATCAGAGCTGGCGACAGGCAGACAACAACCTTAGGCAGTTGAAAGAAAATAGTGCAGCTAACCTAGCGCAGAAGCAACTGCTCGAATACCAGATAAAAGAGCTGAACGAGCTGTCACTTGGGGAGGATGAATATGAAGAGCTTGAACAAGAGCACAAACGGCTCTCCAACAGCGGCGAACTTGCCTCTACTTGCCAGCAAACCATCGAACTTATATACGAAGGTGAAGAAGTTAATGCGCTTGGTATTTTGCAATCAGCCAATCACTCCTTAATACAACTGGCTGAGTTGGACGAAGCGCTTGCTGAACTGCCTAACATGATGGCTGAAGCAATCATTCAAATTGAAGAAGCAAATAATGAACTTCGAGCCTACTTAGACAGTATCGACGTCGATCCTGCGCGTATGGCTTACGTCGAAGAACGCTTTTCGAAAGTGATGTCAATTGCACGCAAACATCATGTTCTACCGGAAGAATTGTATCAGCACCATCAAGATCTCTTGTCTCAAATTGAGGCGCTTGATTGTTCTGACGAACGTCTGGGTGAACTAGAAAAAGACGTTGAAGATAAGTTTCAAGCTTTTCTGACTGCCGCTGAGAAGTTACATAAGTCTCGCTCTCGATATGCGAAAGAGCTCAATAAACTCATTACCGACAGTATGCATGAGTTAAGTATGGAAAAAGCTCAATTCTGTATTGAAGTGAACAACCAAGGTACGCACCCTTCACCACTGGGTATGGATAACGTCTGCTTTGTGGTATCGACGAACCCTGGCCAACCAATGCAGCCGATAGCTAAGGTCGCTTCCGGCGGTGAGCTATCACGCATTTCATTGGCTATTCAGGTCATTACAGCCCAGAAAGTAGATACACCTAGCCTGATTTTCGACGAAGTCGATGTAGGTATCAGTGGCCCAACGGCAGCAGTTGTAGGGAAAATGCTCCGCAAACTTGGGGAGTCTACTCAAGTACTGTGTGTAACTCACTTACCGCAAGTGGCTGGCTGTGGACACCAACAGCTCTTTGTTGCAAAACAGACGAAAGCTGGCAAAACGGAGACTCAAATGCACACGCTTAATGAGGACCAACGTGTCTCGGAGTTAGCGCGTTTATTAGGGGGAAGTCAAATTACAGAATCAACACTCGCTAATGCGCGCGAGTTACTGATCGCAGCCTAA
- the smpB gene encoding SsrA-binding protein SmpB, with protein sequence MAKKKSKQKAGSNTIALNKKARHEYFIEDEIEAGMELQGWEVKALRQGKANISESYVFMRNGEAFVSGMTITPLNQASTHVVANPTRVRKLLMSRRELDNLLGRVNREGMTLTALSLYWSRSWVKMKIGVAKGKKLHDKRTDLKEKDWAREKARVMKSSLR encoded by the coding sequence ATGGCAAAGAAAAAATCCAAACAAAAAGCGGGTAGTAATACCATCGCGCTAAACAAAAAAGCTCGCCACGAATATTTCATTGAAGATGAAATTGAAGCAGGCATGGAGCTACAAGGGTGGGAAGTGAAAGCCCTTCGCCAAGGTAAAGCCAATATTTCTGAAAGTTACGTATTTATGCGTAACGGTGAAGCCTTTGTGAGTGGCATGACAATCACTCCTCTTAATCAGGCATCGACACACGTAGTCGCGAACCCGACACGCGTGCGTAAACTACTTATGAGCCGTCGTGAACTCGACAACCTACTAGGCCGTGTAAACCGTGAAGGTATGACGCTAACTGCGTTGTCACTCTATTGGTCTCGATCTTGGGTGAAGATGAAAATCGGTGTAGCAAAAGGTAAAAAGCTGCACGATAAACGTACGGATCTAAAAGAAAAAGATTGGGCGAGAGAAAAAGCGCGTGTCATGAAGAGCTCGCTGCGTTAA
- a CDS encoding RnfH family protein, which translates to MSIESDMIHVEVVYALPEEQRVFILVVNKEMSVEEIIKQSGVLEQYPEIDLNKNKVGVFSRNVKLDATVRDKDRIEIYRPLLADPKEIRRKRAEQAKASGASDPVTGGKQKP; encoded by the coding sequence ATGAGTATTGAGTCGGATATGATCCACGTTGAGGTGGTCTATGCGCTTCCCGAAGAACAGCGAGTATTTATACTGGTTGTGAATAAAGAAATGTCGGTTGAAGAGATTATTAAGCAGTCGGGTGTGTTAGAACAATACCCAGAAATAGATCTTAATAAGAATAAGGTGGGTGTATTTAGCCGCAATGTAAAATTAGATGCGACCGTCAGAGACAAAGATCGCATTGAAATTTATCGCCCACTACTTGCTGATCCAAAAGAGATTCGCCGAAAACGAGCAGAACAAGCAAAAGCGTCTGGCGCATCAGATCCGGTTACGGGTGGGAAGCAAAAACCATAA